A genomic window from Gossypium hirsutum isolate 1008001.06 chromosome D12, Gossypium_hirsutum_v2.1, whole genome shotgun sequence includes:
- the LOC107955098 gene encoding pectinesterase 1, with the protein MENSEVYAVICISILLIAPVIVSQQIPADKRQVNAWFEGIIKPVKERGNSLDPELIQAESNPKVIKVRQGGGGEFNSVKKAIESVALGNTKRVIISIGPGVYKEKIKIERGKPFITLLGNPKNMPNLTFGGTAKEYGTVNSATLIAESNYFVAANLNIVNSAPKPERGKTVGGQAVALRVSGDRSAIYNCNIYGFQDTLCDDKGNHFFKDCYVSGTVDFIFGSGKSLYLNTDIFVEKREGGGFTVITAQARESSSEDTGYSFVHGSVTGTASNSFLGRAWRSNPRVVYAYTDMSNVVNPAGWTHNNFPERAKTVYYGEYKCKGPGANPSKREPFVKQLSGAEVLPFLALNFIEATKWLLPPPKYEFN; encoded by the exons atggaaaaCAGTGAAGTTTATGCAGTAATCTGCATAAGTATTCTCTTGATTGCTCCGGTAATTGTATCCCAACAAATACCGGCAGATAAACGGCAAGTAAATGCTTGGTTTGAAGGCATTATCAAGCCTGTGAAAGAAAGGGGTAACAGCTTAGACCCAGAGTTGATTCAGGCTGAGAGTAATCCTAAAGTCATAAAGGTGAGGCAAGGTGGTGGTGGAGAATTCAATAGCGTAAAGAAAGCCATCGAGAGTGTTGCATTAGGGAATACCAAGCGTGTGATTATATCCATCGGACCTGGGGTTTACAAAGAGAAAATCAAAATTGAACGAGGGAAGCCATTCATTACATTGTTGGGAAATCCAAAAAACATGCCCAATTTGACATTCGGCGGCACCGCCAAGGAGTATGGAACCGTTAACAGCGCCACTCTAATTGCTGAGTCTAATTACTTTGTGGCAGCTAATCTCAATATAGTG AACTCAGCTCCGAAGCCAGAAAGAGGGAAAACGGTAGGAGGACAAGCGGTTGCCTTGAGAGTGTCCGGCGATAGGTCAGCTATCTATAACTGCAATATCTACGGTTTCCAGGACACGTTGTGTGATGACAAGGGTAACCATTTCTTCAAGGACTGTTATGTTTCGGGCACAGTTGATTTCATTTTCGGAAGTGGGAAATCTTTGTATCTG AACACGGACATATTCGTGGAGAAGCGAGAAGGTGGAGGATTTACAGTGATAACAGCACAAGCGAGAGAAAGTTCATCGGAAGACACGGGTTATTCGTTCGTGCATGGCAGCGTTACCGGAACAGCAAGCAATTCATTTTTGGGGAGGGCTTGGAGGAGCAATCCAAGAGTTGTTTATGCATATACTGATATGAGCAACGTCGTCAATCCTGCTGGATGGACTCATAACAATTTTCCTGAACGAGCCAA AACTGTTTATTATGGAGAATACAAGTGCAAGGGGCCAGGTGCAAATCCCAGTAAGCGAGAGCCATTCGTGAAGCAGCTATCAGGTGCGGAAGTCCTACCATTCCTGGCTCTTAACTTCATTGAAGCTACCAAATGGCTGCTTCCTCCTCctaaatatgaatttaattag